Proteins encoded in a region of the Mucilaginibacter sabulilitoris genome:
- a CDS encoding HlyD family secretion protein: MKKQNHKTHPGNIIITGLALVLIIAGSIYFFQYLSYSAHYEETNDAQVESYINPVSARAGGYIQHVYFNEHQLVKQGDTLVTLDDREYRAQLEAAEAAMDDAHAQLTVLDASIRSAETGTRINQDQIKGAQARYVQQQQDIRRYTNLVKEEAATGADLEQVKAHYDVAESDYSAAINSLKTNEARIAELKTHFAVLQADIKHKQASLELARLNLSYTVIRAPYTGVLGRKNILEGQQIQPGQPLVSIIDEKEKWITANYKETQVAGMYVGQSVEIRVDAINHKVYKGRIKAIAGSTGSRFSLLPPDNSTGNFVKIIQRVPVKIEFADERGEKVVPGMSVTVAVKKRS, encoded by the coding sequence ATGAAAAAGCAAAATCACAAAACGCATCCTGGGAATATAATTATCACCGGTTTGGCATTAGTTTTAATAATTGCCGGGTCTATATATTTTTTCCAATACCTGAGCTACAGCGCCCACTACGAAGAAACTAATGATGCCCAGGTAGAATCCTACATCAACCCGGTTTCGGCAAGGGCCGGCGGATATATCCAGCATGTTTACTTTAACGAGCATCAACTCGTAAAACAAGGCGATACGCTGGTTACGCTGGACGACCGGGAGTACCGCGCCCAACTGGAAGCTGCCGAAGCCGCCATGGATGATGCCCACGCACAACTAACCGTGCTCGATGCCAGCATCCGCTCGGCAGAAACCGGTACACGGATCAATCAGGATCAGATTAAAGGCGCACAAGCCCGGTATGTACAGCAACAACAGGACATTCGCCGGTACACCAACCTGGTAAAAGAAGAAGCTGCTACGGGGGCCGACCTGGAGCAGGTTAAAGCACACTATGATGTGGCCGAAAGCGATTATAGTGCAGCCATCAACAGCCTGAAAACCAACGAAGCACGAATTGCAGAACTTAAAACACATTTCGCCGTGCTGCAGGCAGATATTAAACACAAGCAAGCCTCGCTGGAGCTGGCCAGGCTCAACCTATCATACACTGTTATCCGCGCACCATACACGGGCGTGCTAGGGCGTAAAAACATACTGGAGGGTCAGCAGATTCAGCCGGGGCAACCGCTGGTAAGCATCATAGACGAAAAAGAAAAGTGGATTACCGCAAACTATAAGGAAACGCAGGTAGCCGGCATGTATGTAGGACAGTCGGTAGAAATCAGGGTTGATGCCATTAATCATAAGGTATACAAAGGCCGTATCAAAGCCATCGCCGGCTCAACCGGTTCGCGCTTTTCACTTTTGCCGCCGGATAACTCGACCGGGAATTTTGTGAAAATTATCCAACGTGTGCCGGTAAAAATTGAGTTTGCAGATGAGCGCGGCGAGAAAGTGGTACCTGGAATGAGCGTAACCGTAGCGGTTAAAAAAAGATCATAA
- a CDS encoding MFS transporter: MESAYFKNWITGWHWGVRIALFFIMVSGLVQLGLFVLTQSYMVAYLGAQPEDIQFGVMSTYAGIITVLPLQFRFFKYFQTRSYLLASMMMAIVLNIACLYCQDINLFLIIRFAQGIITANVIVFGLLLVFTRLPSERAKTVAPAVFYGTLLSNAVLIGLLAGVVVESADWKVTYYYLVLFQLLLLVIILLMLKEKSVTRHYPLYQVDWAGVVIFACAALSLAYTTIYGSKYYWFADVRIRRGAIATVIGVVLFLYRQYMLKRPVIHLSIFKSRNFVAAVCLLAIYYGCKDSINLVYNYAGGVLKWSALQVMTLALWNIVGMVGVLVVVIRLMLVKKVTIKGLLIAGFALLGAFNCWMSFLLTPDLAFTDLLLPVFLQGVASGFLFVPIMIYVLSSTPAYAGMSGMLVAACTRFTATANSFAGFYNLQLYFNQYFKEGFLGYLTTDNQNMATRLTNYRELYASKGFTVEQASVLANAAVWQNLTQQSQLLTNRALFIGFAILSLVVALLMLVIPAIGKIWLHLNKQRMAMVLGDRILNMAGMIKTLTISEKR, from the coding sequence ATGGAATCGGCATATTTTAAAAATTGGATAACCGGCTGGCATTGGGGTGTGCGCATTGCGCTGTTCTTCATTATGGTGTCGGGCCTGGTGCAACTGGGTTTGTTTGTACTTACCCAAAGCTACATGGTTGCCTACCTGGGCGCACAGCCTGAAGATATTCAGTTTGGTGTGATGTCAACTTATGCAGGCATTATCACGGTTTTACCTTTACAGTTTCGCTTTTTTAAATACTTCCAGACACGGAGTTATTTATTGGCAAGTATGATGATGGCAATTGTGCTCAATATTGCTTGTCTGTATTGCCAGGATATCAATCTGTTTTTGATCATCCGTTTTGCGCAGGGAATTATTACGGCCAATGTAATTGTGTTTGGGTTGTTACTGGTGTTTACCCGGCTTCCTTCAGAACGGGCGAAAACCGTAGCGCCGGCCGTGTTTTATGGAACCTTGCTCAGCAATGCTGTGCTCATCGGTTTGCTGGCTGGCGTAGTGGTAGAATCAGCGGATTGGAAGGTGACCTACTATTACCTCGTCTTGTTTCAACTGCTGCTACTGGTCATCATTCTATTGATGTTAAAGGAAAAATCAGTAACCAGGCATTACCCTTTGTACCAGGTTGACTGGGCCGGTGTGGTGATATTTGCCTGTGCCGCTTTGTCACTGGCCTATACCACTATTTATGGCTCGAAGTATTACTGGTTTGCCGATGTAAGGATTCGTCGGGGAGCTATCGCTACCGTAATCGGTGTTGTCTTGTTTTTATACAGGCAGTATATGCTAAAGCGGCCGGTAATTCATCTCAGCATCTTTAAATCCCGCAATTTTGTGGCTGCTGTATGTTTGCTGGCCATTTATTATGGCTGTAAGGACAGTATCAACCTTGTGTATAATTATGCCGGCGGTGTACTTAAATGGAGCGCACTCCAGGTGATGACGCTCGCTTTGTGGAATATTGTCGGAATGGTTGGCGTGCTGGTTGTAGTCATCCGGCTGATGCTCGTTAAAAAAGTTACGATTAAAGGATTACTTATAGCTGGATTTGCATTGCTTGGCGCCTTCAATTGCTGGATGAGCTTTTTGCTGACTCCCGACCTCGCTTTTACCGATCTGCTTTTACCGGTGTTTTTACAGGGTGTTGCTTCTGGTTTTTTGTTTGTACCGATTATGATCTATGTACTTTCATCAACCCCGGCTTATGCCGGCATGAGCGGAATGCTCGTAGCTGCCTGTACACGTTTTACCGCCACCGCCAATTCTTTTGCCGGGTTTTATAACCTGCAGCTATATTTTAACCAGTATTTCAAAGAAGGTTTTTTAGGTTATCTGACAACGGACAACCAAAATATGGCTACCCGCTTGACTAACTACCGGGAGCTTTATGCTTCAAAAGGGTTTACCGTTGAACAGGCCTCCGTCCTGGCGAATGCAGCGGTATGGCAAAATCTTACACAGCAAAGCCAGTTACTAACCAACCGGGCTTTGTTTATCGGTTTTGCCATACTTTCGCTGGTTGTGGCGCTATTGATGCTGGTCATTCCCGCCATAGGAAAAATCTGGCTGCACCTGAACAAACAGCGAATGGCGATGGTGTTGGGCGATCGAATCTTAAATATGGCGGGAATGATAAAAACTTTGACCATTTCCGAAAAAAGATGA
- the ilvB gene encoding biosynthetic-type acetolactate synthase large subunit, which yields MEIEEQKTTGITTPEAKQILGSVAILEALIAEGVDVFFGIPGGANIAIYDALFDYSGKLEHILVRHEQGAIHAAQGYARTSGKVGVAFATSGPGATNMITGIADAMIDSTPVVCITGQVYAHLLGSDAFQETDIINMTAPVTKWNYQVTDAEEIPSVLAKAFYIARSGRPGPVLIDITKNAQLQMFNYKGYTRCDHIRSYRPKPVVRPEHIAQAAILISQAQKPLVIWGQGVIIGSAEAEFKTFIEKAGIPSAWTILGAGAISTDHPLNVGMLGMHGNYAPNLLTNECDLLIAIGMRFDDRVTGRLDKYAKQAKVIHLDIDPAEIDKNVKSTVPVWGDCKETLPMLTALIEQREHTNWLAQFRAYYQEELDTVITPELNPASDDITMGEVMRHLNELTQGDAIIVSDVGQNQMIASRYAKLNKTRSNVTSGGLGTMGFALPAAIGAKYGAPDRTVVTIAGDGGFQMNLQELGTIMQNKVDIKMIILNNRFLGMIRQWQELFSDSRYSFCDLDNPDFVALAAAYRIESKWVSDREELPVALTEMMNSKGAFLLEILVSKENNVFPMVPQGASLSEIRLK from the coding sequence ATGGAAATTGAAGAACAGAAAACAACAGGTATAACAACACCCGAAGCAAAACAAATTCTGGGATCGGTGGCAATATTGGAAGCATTGATTGCCGAAGGAGTTGACGTTTTTTTTGGAATACCCGGAGGCGCCAATATCGCCATATATGACGCGTTATTTGATTACAGCGGGAAGCTTGAGCACATTTTGGTGCGGCACGAACAAGGTGCCATTCATGCCGCCCAGGGATATGCACGCACCTCCGGAAAAGTGGGCGTGGCTTTTGCAACAAGCGGCCCCGGCGCCACCAATATGATAACCGGTATTGCCGATGCCATGATAGACAGCACACCCGTTGTTTGTATTACAGGACAGGTTTACGCCCATCTTTTAGGATCGGATGCCTTCCAGGAAACGGATATCATCAACATGACCGCCCCGGTAACCAAATGGAATTATCAGGTAACCGACGCGGAAGAGATCCCTTCTGTATTGGCAAAAGCATTTTACATTGCCCGTAGTGGCAGACCGGGACCGGTGCTGATCGATATTACCAAGAACGCGCAACTGCAAATGTTCAATTATAAAGGCTACACCCGATGTGATCATATCCGGAGTTACCGCCCCAAACCAGTTGTACGCCCCGAACACATTGCCCAGGCGGCCATATTAATTAGTCAGGCTCAAAAGCCTTTAGTTATTTGGGGGCAAGGCGTGATCATAGGCAGTGCTGAGGCAGAATTTAAAACCTTCATTGAAAAGGCGGGTATTCCAAGCGCATGGACAATTTTAGGCGCCGGTGCTATCTCAACCGACCATCCGCTTAATGTAGGCATGCTGGGTATGCACGGCAACTACGCGCCAAACCTGCTCACCAACGAGTGCGACTTACTAATTGCCATAGGTATGCGCTTTGACGACCGGGTTACCGGCCGTTTAGATAAATATGCCAAACAAGCTAAAGTGATACACCTTGATATAGACCCGGCCGAGATTGACAAAAACGTAAAATCGACCGTGCCCGTTTGGGGCGATTGCAAGGAAACCCTCCCGATGCTCACTGCCCTGATTGAGCAAAGAGAGCATACCAATTGGCTGGCACAGTTCCGGGCTTATTACCAGGAAGAACTGGATACGGTGATCACGCCGGAATTAAACCCGGCATCGGACGATATAACCATGGGCGAAGTAATGCGTCATCTGAATGAACTTACTCAGGGCGATGCCATTATTGTGTCTGATGTTGGTCAGAACCAGATGATAGCCAGCCGGTATGCTAAACTGAATAAAACTCGAAGCAATGTGACAAGCGGTGGTTTGGGGACCATGGGCTTTGCCCTGCCTGCTGCCATCGGCGCAAAATATGGCGCGCCTGATCGGACGGTCGTCACCATTGCCGGCGACGGCGGTTTCCAGATGAACCTGCAGGAATTGGGCACTATAATGCAAAATAAGGTAGATATAAAGATGATCATTTTAAATAACCGCTTTTTAGGGATGATCCGTCAGTGGCAGGAGTTATTCAGCGACAGCCGCTATTCGTTTTGTGATCTGGATAATCCTGATTTTGTTGCGCTGGCCGCTGCTTACCGGATTGAGAGCAAATGGGTGTCTGACCGGGAAGAGCTCCCGGTAGCCCTAACCGAAATGATGAATAGCAAAGGGGCATTCTTGCTTGAAATACTGGTAAGCAAAGAAAATAACGTTTTCCCGATGGTGCCGCAAGGGGCCAGTTTAAGTGAGATCAGGCTGAAGTAA
- a CDS encoding AraC family transcriptional regulator, whose product MDLIASLPEIELHPESIFVMHKKCEKFAPFHKHSKSQLTYVEGGLAYLRFREKLLVIPARHYFWIPAGIEHTLTIGHAETRCRTLFFHINGDEQNEFYTRMGIYPINDLLFQMIRFTEQWNGHILPTDKRFSFLHSIKNILPQLSSQPLSVALPFTENERMLKILTYLEDHLAKNHTLHSISIKFGISERSLSRFFQSTLSVSFLQYLKLLRMAKAFQLIVTNEHSLADVAFLCGYQSLSSFSNTFYQVTKTRPSAHLAGIEAALV is encoded by the coding sequence ATGGATTTGATAGCCTCCCTGCCTGAAATTGAATTACATCCCGAATCCATATTTGTGATGCATAAAAAATGTGAAAAATTTGCACCTTTTCATAAACATTCCAAAAGTCAGCTCACTTATGTGGAAGGAGGGTTAGCCTATCTGCGGTTCCGGGAAAAGCTTTTGGTGATACCCGCAAGGCACTACTTCTGGATTCCGGCAGGTATAGAACACACCCTCACTATCGGCCACGCAGAAACCCGCTGCCGTACCTTATTTTTTCATATCAACGGGGATGAGCAGAACGAGTTTTATACCCGGATGGGCATTTACCCTATTAACGATCTACTTTTCCAGATGATCAGGTTTACAGAACAATGGAACGGGCATATTTTACCAACCGATAAGCGGTTTTCCTTTTTACACAGTATTAAAAACATTCTGCCGCAGTTAAGCAGTCAGCCGTTATCTGTGGCTCTACCCTTTACGGAAAATGAGCGGATGCTGAAGATTCTGACGTACCTGGAAGATCATCTTGCCAAAAACCACACACTACACAGTATCAGCATTAAGTTTGGTATCAGCGAAAGAAGTTTATCCAGATTTTTCCAGTCCACCTTAAGTGTTTCCTTTTTGCAATACCTTAAACTGCTTCGCATGGCCAAAGCGTTTCAGCTTATTGTAACCAATGAGCATTCATTGGCAGACGTGGCTTTTCTGTGTGGTTATCAAAGTCTGTCGTCGTTCAGTAATACTTTTTATCAGGTTACTAAAACACGTCCTTCGGCTCATTTGGCTGGCATTGAAGCGGCTTTAGTTTAA
- a CDS encoding tetratricopeptide repeat-containing sensor histidine kinase, with translation MKRCVFIILILSGAGIVRGQDETHNISRLEANNLLKSLNQKNVDTVRIDQLLRLALFNILKPGEQKADLDSAGLFIKKAESISGRVKSPAIWGYMALVKANFYRENGQKEQGKKFAEKAVALLKNTSDKYHLGSAYLELAHHYEFNDPKQVGEKMHLVERAVTALEYSKHTELKAYSLQFLADLYSTQSLDAKALPIIKRAIEAYQSIHYKKLQGAYHVYSALCYDLSDYENALTYELKALKVAEELKDSVMIGTIYNGLGMISDSIHDRENAKKYYKLALENAQRRHDLPAIGYILQNIVIDYDYLNQNKEALNFINSLPERDSLSNLKGTVVSFAFLVVYSRLNQPVKAEFYIDKLQKYIDLNHPTPLRVSRLYARFVRYYTDTHQFTKAKFYLKKVDSIDRAVNDHFTITWDYVLKAKLDSAQGNYKAALFNLSKFNTLHDSLLNETKSRQLKQIQVIYETEKRLNEIKLKDQNIRLLNQNSEIQSTNLLHAQHTKNWIFAGSCMLLIIAGLLYWQGAIRKKNNVTITQKNKLLQHLLTEKEWLLKEVHHRVKNNLHTVICLLESQARYLEDDALAAIENSQHRIYAMSLIHQKLYQSDDIKTINMATYIPELVQTLENSFDTAGRIEFKLNVEPVNLSLSHAIPLGLIINEAVTNSIKYAFPNNKKGEISISMKENEKQIILELADDGIGMPQIDHDTEPESLGLRLIKGLGEDIDAEISFYVDNGTLIVISFKPDLLNDPEHFLKSSTETLI, from the coding sequence ATGAAAAGATGTGTTTTTATTATACTGATTCTGTCCGGCGCAGGTATTGTCAGGGGGCAGGATGAAACGCATAATATTTCCCGGTTGGAGGCTAATAATTTGCTAAAATCATTGAATCAAAAGAATGTTGACACCGTCAGGATAGATCAATTGTTGCGATTGGCGCTTTTTAACATATTAAAGCCCGGCGAACAGAAAGCGGATCTTGACAGTGCCGGGCTGTTCATTAAAAAGGCTGAATCGATTTCCGGCCGGGTCAAGTCGCCGGCGATTTGGGGTTACATGGCATTGGTAAAGGCTAATTTTTATCGGGAGAACGGCCAAAAGGAGCAAGGTAAAAAGTTTGCCGAAAAAGCAGTTGCCCTTTTAAAGAATACATCTGATAAATATCATTTAGGCTCGGCCTATTTGGAGTTGGCGCACCACTATGAATTTAACGACCCTAAACAGGTTGGGGAAAAGATGCATTTGGTAGAGCGGGCCGTAACTGCTTTAGAATATTCGAAACATACAGAATTGAAAGCTTATTCGCTTCAATTTCTGGCCGATCTTTACAGCACCCAATCCCTCGATGCAAAAGCCTTGCCCATCATTAAACGAGCTATTGAGGCTTATCAATCAATACATTATAAAAAACTTCAGGGCGCCTATCATGTTTACAGCGCGCTTTGTTACGATTTATCTGACTATGAAAATGCGCTGACCTATGAATTGAAAGCTCTAAAAGTGGCTGAGGAATTAAAGGATTCGGTCATGATCGGCACCATTTACAATGGGCTTGGGATGATATCCGACTCCATACACGACCGGGAAAACGCAAAAAAATATTATAAGCTCGCTCTGGAAAACGCGCAGCGGCGTCATGACCTGCCCGCAATAGGTTACATTTTGCAAAACATTGTTATCGATTATGACTATTTAAATCAGAACAAAGAAGCATTGAATTTTATAAACAGCCTGCCTGAGCGGGATTCATTATCAAACCTGAAAGGGACTGTTGTGTCGTTTGCATTTCTGGTAGTTTATTCAAGGTTGAATCAACCCGTCAAGGCTGAGTTTTATATAGACAAACTGCAAAAGTATATTGACTTAAATCATCCTACTCCTCTTCGCGTAAGCCGGCTGTATGCCAGGTTTGTTAGATATTATACCGATACCCATCAATTTACCAAAGCAAAATTTTATCTAAAAAAAGTTGATTCTATCGATAGAGCAGTTAACGATCATTTTACAATAACCTGGGATTATGTTCTTAAAGCTAAATTGGATTCTGCCCAGGGAAATTACAAAGCTGCACTATTTAACCTGTCAAAGTTTAATACATTACATGATTCGTTATTGAATGAAACAAAGAGCAGGCAGCTAAAACAAATACAGGTTATTTATGAAACCGAAAAAAGATTAAATGAGATCAAGCTGAAAGATCAAAATATCCGGCTGTTAAATCAAAACAGTGAGATTCAAAGTACAAATCTGCTACATGCGCAGCATACAAAAAATTGGATTTTTGCCGGTTCATGCATGTTACTCATAATTGCCGGGTTATTATATTGGCAAGGTGCGATAAGAAAGAAAAATAATGTAACAATTACCCAAAAGAATAAGTTGTTGCAGCATTTGCTTACAGAAAAAGAATGGCTTTTAAAGGAAGTACATCACCGGGTAAAAAATAATTTGCACACCGTAATTTGCTTGTTAGAATCGCAGGCCCGGTATCTTGAAGACGATGCTTTGGCGGCGATTGAAAATAGCCAGCACCGCATATATGCCATGTCGTTGATTCATCAAAAACTGTATCAGTCTGACGATATAAAAACCATTAATATGGCTACTTATATTCCCGAATTGGTACAAACCCTGGAAAATAGTTTTGATACCGCGGGACGGATTGAGTTCAAATTAAATGTAGAGCCAGTCAATCTTAGCCTTTCTCACGCCATCCCATTGGGATTAATCATCAATGAAGCGGTAACTAATTCTATAAAATATGCTTTCCCCAATAACAAAAAAGGTGAGATATCAATTTCAATGAAAGAAAATGAGAAGCAAATAATACTCGAGCTTGCGGATGATGGTATCGGGATGCCTCAAATAGATCACGACACCGAGCCAGAATCTTTAGGACTGAGATTAATAAAAGGGCTTGGCGAAGATATTGACGCTGAAATTAGCTTTTATGTTGATAACGGCACCTTGATTGTGATATCATTCAAGCCTGACCTACTGAATGATCCGGAACATTTTTTAAAATCAAGTACCGAGACACTTATATAA
- a CDS encoding L-histidine N(alpha)-methyltransferase, whose translation MSYTVSQFPEVEKVNERIANNDFFKDVIDGLSSQPKNLKSKYFYDQAGDAIFQEIMKSPEYYPSDCEMEIFAEQCAALAEAMMCSENEFDLVELGAGDATKTKFLLRHLSDQNIKFSYKPIDISENIINYLHATLPVVFPKIQMEGFNGDYLHMLKKVSSTSQKRKVVLLLGSSIGNMNIGEATEFCIKIRGTLSPGDMLLIGTDLRKNPSTILAAYNDKEGVTKKFNLNLLTRINREFGANFDILDFDHFPTYDPLTGACKSYLICLKTQVIRIGSFALSFQKDEVIDMEISQKYTLEDTRSLASSSGFVPVADFYDKKKWFLDTLWIAC comes from the coding sequence ATGAGTTATACAGTCTCTCAATTTCCCGAAGTGGAAAAAGTAAATGAGCGAATTGCCAACAATGACTTCTTTAAGGATGTGATCGATGGTCTTTCATCTCAGCCGAAAAACCTAAAGTCTAAATATTTTTATGATCAAGCCGGCGATGCGATCTTCCAGGAAATCATGAAATCTCCAGAATATTACCCTTCGGATTGCGAAATGGAAATATTTGCAGAACAATGCGCAGCTTTAGCCGAAGCGATGATGTGCAGCGAAAATGAATTTGATTTGGTAGAACTGGGAGCTGGTGACGCGACAAAAACAAAATTTCTTTTGAGACATCTTAGTGATCAAAATATAAAATTCAGTTACAAGCCTATCGATATTTCCGAAAACATCATTAATTACCTGCATGCTACCTTGCCTGTTGTTTTTCCGAAAATTCAAATGGAAGGTTTTAATGGTGATTATCTTCATATGCTAAAAAAAGTCAGTTCGACTTCTCAAAAACGCAAAGTAGTACTTTTGCTGGGATCAAGCATTGGGAATATGAATATCGGGGAAGCTACCGAGTTCTGCATCAAAATCAGGGGAACGCTTTCGCCGGGCGATATGCTGCTGATTGGTACAGATTTGCGAAAGAACCCCAGCACCATTCTGGCAGCATATAATGACAAAGAAGGCGTAACGAAAAAATTCAATCTGAACCTCCTAACCAGGATAAACCGTGAATTTGGCGCTAATTTTGACATTCTCGACTTTGATCATTTCCCAACTTACGATCCGCTCACAGGGGCTTGTAAAAGCTATCTGATCTGTTTAAAAACACAGGTAATTCGAATAGGTTCATTTGCTTTATCCTTTCAAAAAGACGAAGTTATTGATATGGAGATTTCTCAAAAATACACGTTGGAAGACACGAGATCTCTTGCCAGTTCAAGCGGCTTTGTCCCGGTGGCTGATTTTTATGATAAAAAGAAATGGTTTCTGGACACCTTATGGATAGCTTGTTGA
- a CDS encoding MOSC and FAD-binding oxidoreductase domain-containing protein has translation MKVVSVNVGQPQEIPWRGQMVRTSVYKTPVAGRVRVRKLNFEGDAQADLIGHGGEHRAVMVYQAESYQYWRDTLQRKDFVYGQFGENLTVEEMADNEVYIGDRFRIGSAIFEITQPRVTCWRVGISTGVPEMPALLVKHRRPGFYFRVIQEGEVGAGEVIEKITDGDQKMSVAEIDGLLYLKDHPEDKLQRALKIPALSQAWQVSFQNLLDAALQGVTKGNAGLSGSTIELSWSGFRPFVVKRVRMECEGVRSFELSTGDGSPVPGFLPGQHIAVKMYPAPDGAPLIRMYSLCGPQDASSLRIAVKLETNGAGGIYMHERVQEGDILEISAPRGTFTLSDGTGPLVLLSAGVGVTPLLSILHYVACRDSGRKLWWIHSCKNKSFEAFSEEVRSLGMQLSAFHRVMIYSSPDDHEHYGLDYDIKGHLDLQQLKAIQLPKESECYLCGPPAYLQNVKAALRSIGISDGKIKSELFGSQPESAAGGGKAPHLPTENTGQGPLVTFSKSKISFRWKPGFGSLLEAAEACDVPVLWSCRMGVCHRCETGIIDGQVTYSPAPLDLPANGNVLLCCSAPAGPVDLDL, from the coding sequence ATGAAAGTCGTATCTGTGAATGTAGGGCAGCCACAAGAGATCCCATGGCGTGGTCAAATGGTTAGAACATCCGTGTATAAAACCCCCGTTGCCGGACGCGTTCGTGTACGAAAACTCAATTTTGAAGGAGACGCTCAGGCAGATCTGATAGGACATGGCGGTGAGCATCGTGCAGTGATGGTTTATCAGGCTGAATCGTATCAATACTGGCGTGATACCCTTCAGCGTAAAGATTTCGTTTATGGGCAGTTTGGCGAAAATCTTACTGTAGAGGAAATGGCCGACAATGAGGTTTATATTGGCGATCGTTTCCGCATCGGTTCGGCAATTTTTGAAATAACGCAACCCCGCGTTACCTGCTGGCGGGTGGGTATCAGCACCGGAGTTCCGGAAATGCCGGCGTTACTTGTAAAACACAGGCGACCCGGTTTTTACTTCCGTGTTATCCAGGAAGGAGAAGTCGGCGCGGGAGAGGTGATAGAAAAAATTACCGATGGAGATCAAAAAATGAGTGTTGCGGAAATTGATGGCTTACTCTATCTGAAAGATCATCCGGAAGACAAACTTCAAAGGGCCTTAAAAATTCCGGCACTCAGCCAGGCCTGGCAAGTATCTTTTCAAAATTTGCTCGATGCTGCTTTACAGGGTGTGACTAAGGGAAACGCCGGTTTAAGCGGATCAACTATCGAACTATCCTGGAGCGGTTTTAGACCTTTCGTAGTAAAACGTGTGCGTATGGAATGTGAAGGAGTCCGCTCATTTGAGCTGAGCACTGGGGATGGCAGCCCAGTACCTGGTTTTCTGCCCGGGCAACATATAGCAGTTAAGATGTATCCTGCTCCAGACGGTGCTCCGCTTATACGTATGTACTCCCTTTGCGGACCGCAGGATGCATCCAGTTTGCGCATTGCGGTAAAACTGGAAACAAACGGTGCAGGAGGTATTTATATGCATGAACGGGTGCAGGAAGGTGATATTTTAGAAATCAGCGCGCCACGCGGCACCTTCACTTTGTCTGATGGCACGGGCCCGTTGGTACTCCTGAGCGCCGGAGTAGGCGTTACTCCTTTATTGAGCATCCTGCACTATGTAGCCTGCCGTGATTCAGGCCGAAAACTTTGGTGGATACATTCCTGCAAGAACAAATCTTTTGAAGCTTTCAGCGAAGAAGTAAGATCACTTGGGATGCAGCTATCTGCATTTCACCGAGTGATGATATACAGTTCTCCTGATGACCATGAGCATTACGGTCTTGATTATGATATCAAAGGACACCTGGACTTGCAGCAATTAAAAGCTATACAACTGCCGAAGGAAAGCGAATGTTACTTGTGCGGACCGCCGGCATATCTCCAAAATGTTAAAGCTGCGTTGAGATCCATAGGTATTTCCGACGGGAAAATTAAATCCGAACTATTCGGCAGCCAGCCTGAATCAGCCGCCGGAGGCGGAAAGGCTCCTCACCTGCCCACCGAAAATACGGGACAAGGCCCGCTCGTGACCTTCAGTAAAAGCAAAATATCCTTCCGGTGGAAGCCCGGTTTTGGCAGCTTACTGGAAGCAGCGGAAGCCTGTGACGTACCGGTTCTATGGTCGTGTCGCATGGGTGTCTGCCACCGTTGCGAAACGGGTATAATAGACGGGCAGGTTACCTATTCGCCCGCTCCCCTTGATCTTCCGGCAAATGGAAACGTGCTGCTTTGTTGTTCTGCCCCGGCAGGTCCGGTTGACTTGGACCTATAG
- a CDS encoding ester cyclase, with protein MSKETNLEALTRFAGAVNTGNWDLMNEAVSPDNVDHDPAAGQVQGPQGYISFFKQLRTAFPDLKVELVHMVADEDNIAIAYELSGTHQGEFQGIPPTNNPIKARGLQISKFKNGVMIERWGSSDQLGILKQIGQELK; from the coding sequence ATGAGCAAAGAAACAAACTTAGAGGCGTTAACGAGATTTGCCGGGGCGGTAAATACCGGAAACTGGGACTTAATGAATGAAGCTGTATCCCCCGACAACGTTGATCATGATCCCGCAGCAGGACAAGTACAGGGCCCTCAAGGCTATATCTCTTTTTTCAAACAGCTGCGGACCGCATTTCCCGATCTCAAGGTAGAATTGGTGCATATGGTTGCCGACGAGGATAATATAGCCATAGCTTACGAATTAAGCGGAACGCACCAAGGCGAATTTCAGGGTATACCACCAACCAACAACCCAATAAAGGCCCGTGGCTTACAAATAAGTAAGTTCAAAAACGGTGTGATGATTGAACGATGGGGAAGTTCAGATCAGTTAGGTATTCTGAAACAAATAGGCCAGGAATTAAAATAA